The sequence GCGACTCATGCGCACGGCGGCATCCGTAGTGGTGGACAGATCAAAACCGACCTCCTCCTGCGTCAGCCCGACCATGACCGTGCCTTCGCCGGTCTGGCGGATGCCGTTTGCCGGCACGGGCAGGATCGGCGCCAAGCGCTCGGTCACGAGAATCTGGCCGCGCTGCGGCCGCAGGGGCACATCCAAGCCCACCATCGGGCCCAGGCGGATCGACCCCAGTCCGGCGGCAATGACCAGACGTGCAGCGCGCGCGCGGCGCGTGCCGGCCTCGACCTCAAATCCTCCGCCGCTCAAGGCACGGATGCCATGCACGGGAGAATTACCCCACAACTGGCCGCCGCGTCGTTGAAAGCCCGATTGCAGCGCTGCCAGCAATCGCAGCGGGTTGGCGTGACCATCCAGCTCGCCCACGCTGGCACCGCTGACCTCGGGCCCCAGAGCCAGTCCGGGATACCGCCGCAACAACGCATCACGCGGCAGGATGCTGACGCACTCGCCCACCTCCGGGGCTTGCCGCAGCCAGGCCTGCATGCGTGCCGCGCGGGCCTCCAGCTCCGCCTCGCCCAGACAGAAATGCAGTCCGCCCCGCCGTTCATAGTGCAGGTCCACGCCGCTTTCTTCCTGCAGCTCGCGCGCGAACGCCGGCCACTGCCGCACCGACCGGTACGACAGGCGTTGGTAGTGAGGGTGGTTCAGGCCTTTGCCTTGCAGCCATACCAGGCCGAAATTAGCCTTGGCCGCCCGATAGTCGGTGTCCGCGCCATCGATC comes from Bordetella holmesii ATCC 51541 and encodes:
- a CDS encoding FAD dependent oxidoreductase family protein codes for the protein MNTEGSQKGYRSAADKAREELDVIVAGAGMVGAAIAYGLAGLGQRVLLIDGADTDYRAAKANFGLVWLQGKGLNHPHYQRLSYRSVRQWPAFARELQEESGVDLHYERRGGLHFCLGEAELEARAARMQAWLRQAPEVGECVSILPRDALLRRYPGLALGPEVSGASVGELDGHANPLRLLAALQSGFQRRGGQLWGNSPVHGIRALSGGGFEVEAGTRRARAARLVIAAGLGSIRLGPMVGLDVPLRPQRGQILVTERLAPILPVPANGIRQTGEGTVMVGLTQEEVGFDLSTTTDAAVRMSRNALRVLPALAQARLVRQWSCLRVMTPDGCPVYASSQHFPGAYIALCHSGVTLAAVHAGEYARSLAAGAPPSFLDVFHHERFNVQKVA